The nucleotide window GGCCGCCGCGCTGTGCGGAGTCAGCGTTCGCCAGCTCTCCTACTGGACCGACAAGGGCATCGTCCAGCCGGTGGACGAGGAGCGCAGCCGCACCTACGACTACTCGGCGGTGGAGAAGGTGTGTCTCATCAAGCAGGGCCTTGACCAGGGCTACAGCCTGGAGGGGGCGGTGCAAGAGGCGGATGCCTTCCTCAAGCGCCGCGAGGACGAGCGCCGCCGCGTCGAGCAGCTGCCCGACTCGGAGCTCGAGCAGCTCATTCTGCAGCAGGCGAACCACTTGCAGCAATTGGCGGAGCGCATCCGCCGGGAAATCCGCACCTATCGCGTCAGCGGTGATCTGGGCCAGGTAGCCGCCTCCCTCACCGGGGTCGAGCGACTGATTGGGTTCTTTGAGGCCAACCCCTACACCGTCAACACCGCGCGCCAGATCGCGCTGCGCCTGGGACGCGAGACGACCGAGGTGGAGGAAGAGCTCGACCTGCTGGAGCAGAAGAAGTTCATCCAGAAGATCAGCTACCCCGGCTCGGATGTCTATCGCTACATCCCTCAGCGTCGGCACTAGGCGGGAGCGCCGCGGGGCGGAGTTGACGACTCACCCCCAGACCGGAAAAAGGTGACATTGATGGCACGGATTCTGACCGGCGTGGGCGGCCTGGACGATATCACGCGGGGCGGATTGGTGGAGGGCGATTCGGTGGTAGTGGCGGGCGCGCCGGGCACCGGCAAGACCAGCCTCGGCATGCAATTCATCTACAGCGGCATCACCCAGTACGACGAGCCGGGGTTCTTCATCACCTTCGAGGAGTTCCCGCAGCAGATCTATCGCGATGCCATGAGCTTTGGCTGGGACTTCCGCCGCCTGGAGGAGAAGGATCAGCTCAAGGTGCTGTTCACTTCACCCGAGCTCATGCAGCAGGACATCCAGCGCCAGGAGGGGCTGCTGGCGCAGATGATCCGCGAGATCGGCGCGCGGCGCGTGG belongs to Armatimonadota bacterium and includes:
- a CDS encoding MerR family transcriptional regulator gives rise to the protein MTGRTDGKKKGLTPIDISDLLAGLQLGIGQAAALCGVSVRQLSYWTDKGIVQPVDEERSRTYDYSAVEKVCLIKQGLDQGYSLEGAVQEADAFLKRREDERRRVEQLPDSELEQLILQQANHLQQLAERIRREIRTYRVSGDLGQVAASLTGVERLIGFFEANPYTVNTARQIALRLGRETTEVEEELDLLEQKKFIQKISYPGSDVYRYIPQRRH